A section of the Lineus longissimus chromosome 1, tnLinLong1.2, whole genome shotgun sequence genome encodes:
- the LOC135490203 gene encoding tubulin-specific chaperone D-like isoform X1, which produces MTMRKRSRPRPRIPAFQKMAATKDVKVLIDLDKLKKIEMSGNSDAKEELKLKYLDALSQGSAHEEFKEVNEVKSIISKLKDAVQEQTSRELSYERFLFIIDQYQEQPHLLDPHLDAILNQMLAIVRNPDTPDELLHETFKYMYIITKTRGFKVIVRMMPHEVADLEPVLELLAKQDVNNFGAWETRYMLLLWLSIVSMIPFDMVRLDSNAKSESGEVVREPIMDRIFNAGKMYLFAFDKSRDAAAYLVAKFLTRPDVKKMKMASFMDWAKEKIDGEKCKTMAGASEVAGSMSTLAYLFKHAKREDLMDYAPVILEKINTANVKDCGNSYLRKFAIKIVQRLGLTLMKYRLASWRYQRGSRSLSDNLKKDGPVISKLEHKPVADDDEDYDIPDEIEEIIEQLLAGLKDKDTVVRWSAAKGVGRVTGRLPKELADEVVGSVLELFTLQETDGAWHGGALALAELGRRGLLLPQRLNDVVPVVLKALAYDEKRGNFSVGAHVRDAACYVCWAFARAYEPDDLAPYVNSIASALIIVSVFDREVNVRRAAAAAFQENVGRQGQFPHGIDILTTCDYYAVGIRTNCYLELSVYVAQFEEYTHALIDHLVKVTSNHWDVVLRELTAKALHNLTIKDPEYMAKTALPTLIPKATGWDLAYRHGAILAIAEITHALSILAQEKQKELVCGFPTDSSGNIVVTHRLCGVEIEAHISGKVNTTYLNEQLDDDMRQIAKKLFDAQLFKGLSGELTRKAVCCLIQKLSNSKMPYHGDPVIGVWQDLIDDCLCHAEPDVQLAAIAAVDSFSTEYYRQQDGSAVPLVQEKLIDKYLGQLRSSSQEQTRQGHALALGAFPKFLLSGRLKSVIAGLIVASNITDKEKQWAEARRDAIKALTSLCLTVGVDKNGSPNEVVCKENMGDIYEALLVALQDYTLDSRGDVGAWVREAAMTGLWKITSLVVTTDASMLTEDMSSNMFSSVIQQACEKIDRTRAHAGEVFISLLYHSPSVPNVPCREELEKYFPREDVAFINWSAPSDTFPQFQQLLSQPAYMYRTLLGLTVSVGGLTESLVKHSSQSLFSYMRSIQDNQEAMNKFTETLLKIMQDYRKVDRVTIPMFKMIDQLLANNCFDMYGERESDEFPLKLLTQCKEEIARSCDPQKIMSSADVFCGLLQFAGQTRQKASIQLMIFLCHKYPRVRKTTANKLYEAVVTFDDIIADEHLDEVMTILSDTLWDNPVEELRPIRNQLCDLIGVPKPTITKAKR; this is translated from the exons ATGACAATGCGCAAGCGCAGTCGACCTCGACCCAGGATACCGGCATTCCAAAAGATGGCGGCCACGAAGGATGTCAAAGTTTTGATCGATTTAGATAAGCTTAAAAAGATTGAAATGTCGGGTAATTCAGATGCTAAAGAAGAACTCAAACTCAAGTATCTAGATGCCCTCAGTCAGGGTTCTGCTCATGAAGAATTCAAGGAAGTCAATGAAGTGAAATCCATCATCTCTAAGCTGAAAGATGCCGTCCAAGAGCAGACCAGTCGGGAACTTTCGTATGAACGATTCCTAT TTATCATTGATCAGTATCAAGAGCAGCCCCATCTGTTGGATCCACATCTTG ATGCCATTCTAAACCAGATGCTTGCTATTGTCAGGAATCCTGACACCCCTGACGAGCTACTCCATGAAACCTTCAAGTATATGTATATCATCACTAAG ACCCGTGGCTTCAAGGTGATAGTGAGAATGATGCCTCACGAAGTTGCTGATTTGGAACCTGTGCTTGAATTGTTGGCAAAACAAGATGTGAACAACTTTGGT GCCTGGGAAACCCGCTATATGCTCCTGCTGTGGCTGTCTATAGTCAGTATGATACCCTTCGACATGGTACGCCTGGACAGCAACGCTAAATCAGAGAGTGGTGAAGTAGTTAGGGAGCCAATCATGGACAGGATATTTAACGCGGGAAAG ATGTACCTGTTTGCCTTCGACAAGTCGAGAGATGCCGCAGCGTATTTGGTGGCCAAGTTCCTGACAAGACCAGatgtgaagaagatgaagatggcCTCATTCATGGACTGGGCAAAGGAGAAGATAGACGGAGAAAAAT GTAAAACGATGGCTGGTGCCAGTGAAGTGGCTGGATCCATGTCAACTCTTGCATATCTCTTCAAACATGCCAAGCGAGAAGATCTCATGGATTATG cGCCTGTGATTTTGGAAAAAATAAATACGGCTAACGTAAAAGACTGCGGCAATAGCTACCTGAGGAAATTTGCCATCAAAATTGTTCAGCGTCTTGGGCTGACACTCATGAAGTATCGTCTAGCATCTTGGAG GTATCAGCGTGGAAGTCGATCTCTGTCTGACAACTTGAAGAAGGATGGCCCTGTGATATCAAAATTGGAGCATAAACCTGTGGCAGACGACGATGAAGACTATGATATCCCTGATGAGATTGAAGAAATCATTG AACAACTGCTTGCTGGTTTGAAAGACAAAGACACGGTTGTGAGATGGTCTGCAGCGAAAGG TGTTGGTCGAGTGACTGGTAGACTACCAAAGGAGCTTGCTGATGAAGTGGTTGGGAGTGTCCTGGAGCTGTTCACACTACAGGAGACTGATGGTGCATGGCATGGTG GCGCACTAGCACTTGCGGAGTTAGGAAGGAGAGGACTGTTGCTTCCCCAGAGACTCAATGATG TCGTTCCTGTGGTGCTGAAGGCCCTTGCCTATGACGAGAAGAGAGGGAACTTCTCTGTTGGTGCCCATGTCCGTGATGCAGCATGTTATGTCTGCTGGGCCTTCGCCAGGGCCTACGAACCAGACGATCTTGCACCTTATGTCAACAGTATTGCCAG TGCCCTCATCATTGTGTCTGTGTTCGATCGTGAAGTGAATGTGCGGCGTGCTGCTGCGGCTGCTTTCCAAGAAAATGTCGGCAGGCAG GGTCAGTTTCCCCATGGTATTGACATCTTGACCACGTGTGATTATTATGCCGTAGGCATCCGGACGAACTGTTACCTGGAGTTGAGTGTTTATGTTGCCCAATTTGAGGAATACACCCACGCCCTGATTGATCATTTGGTGAAGGTTACATCAAATCATTGGGATGT GGTGCTCCGTGAACTGACAGCGAAAGCACTACACAACCTCACTATCAAAGATCCAGAGTACATGGCAAAGACAG CGCTTCCCACTCTCATTCCCAAGGCCACAGGATGGGATCTTGCCTATCGCCATGGGGCCATCTTGGCTATAGCTGAGATCACACATGCATTGTCTATCCTTGCCCAGGAAAAACAAAA AGAGCTAGTTTGTGGTTTCCCCACAGATAGTTCAGGGAACATTGTTGTCACTCACCGTTTATGTGGTGTCGAAATCGAAGCTCATATCTCGGG aaaagtgAACACGACATATCTTAATGAACAACTGGATGATGACATGAGACAGATTGCAAAAAAG TTGTTTGATGCCCAACTCTTCAAGGGGCTGAGTGGTGAACTAACAAGAAAAGCAG TGTGTTGTTTGATCCAGAAGTTATCCAACTCCAAAATGCCATATCATGGGGACCCTGTCATAG GAGTGTGGCAAGACCTGATTGATGACTGTTTGTGCCATGCAGAGCCAGACGTCCAATTAGCTGCAATTGCAGCTGTTGACTCATTCTCTACTGAGTACTACCGTCAACAGGATGGAAGTGCTGTCCCACTAGTACAAG AAAAGCTCATAGACAAATATCTCGGTCAGTTGAGAAGTAGCTCCCAAGAGCAGACTCGTCAAGGTCATGCATTGGCACTTGGTGCCTTTCCCAAATTCCTCCTTTCTGGTCGGTTGAAGTCGGTGATAGCTGGCCTGATCGTAGCCTCAAATATCACAGATAAGGAAAAACAATGGGCTGAAGCTCGGCGGGATGCAATCAAGGCCTTAACCAG TCTTTGTTTAACTGTTGGCGTTGATAAAAATGGGTCACCAAACGAAGTCGTCTGCAAAGAAAATATGGGTGATATCTACGAAGCTTTGCTGGTTGCCCTACAAGACTATACGCTGGACAGTAGAGGAGACGTGGGCGCTTG GGTCCGTGAAGCAGCCATGACAGGCCTATGGAAGATTACTTCTCTTGTGGTCACAACAGATGCATCTATGTTGACAGAGGACAT gAGCTCGAACATGTTTTCCTCAGTCATCCAACAAGCTTGTGAGAAAATCGACAGGACCCGTGCCCATGCTGGTGAAGTGTTCATCAGTTTACTCTACCATAG CCCAAGTGTTCCAAATGTACCATGTAGAGAAGAATTGGAAAAGTACTTTCCAAG GGAGGACGTAGCCTTTATCAATTGGTCTGCGCCTTCAGATACATTCCCCCAATTTCAACAACTCCTATCACAGCCGGCATATATGTACAGGACGTTATTGGGGTTGACAGTCAGTGTAGGCGGGCTGACAGAATCTTTA GTCAAACATTCCAGCCAGTCTCTGTTTTCCTACATGAGGAGCATCCAAGACAACCAGGAAGCCATGAATAAATTCACTGAAACACTTCTGAAAATCATGCAGGATTACAGGAAGGTGGACCGAGTGACGATACCCATGTTTAAAATGATCGACCAGCTTCTTGCCAACAATTGTTTTGATATGTATGGCGAGAGAGAAAG TGATGAATTCCCATTGAAGTTGTTGACTCAATGTAAGGAGGAAATTGCAAGAAGTTGTGATCCACAGAAGATTATGTCCAGTGCTGATGT GTTTTGTGGTCTGTTACAATTTGCTGGCCAGACACGGCAAAAGGCTTCTATACAATTGATGATCTTCTTGTGTCACAAATACCCAAGG GTGAGAAAGACAACTGCTAACAAGTTATACGAAGCAGTGGTAACATTTGATGACATCATAGCAGACGAACACTTGGATGAAGTGATGACAATACTGAGTGATACCCTGTG GGACAATCCTGTTGAAGAGCTTCGACCCATTAGAAACCAACTGTGTGATCTGATAGGTGTGCCAAAACCAACAATAACAAAG
- the LOC135490203 gene encoding tubulin-specific chaperone D-like isoform X2 encodes MTMRKRSRPRPRIPAFQKMAATKDVKVLIDLDKLKKIEMSGNSDAKEELKLKYLDALSQGSAHEEFKEVNEVKSIISKLKDAVQEQTSRELSYERFLFIIDQYQEQPHLLDPHLDAILNQMLAIVRNPDTPDELLHETFKYMYIITKTRGFKVIVRMMPHEVADLEPVLELLAKQDVNNFGAWETRYMLLLWLSIVSMIPFDMVRLDSNAKSESGEVVREPIMDRIFNAGKMYLFAFDKSRDAAAYLVAKFLTRPDVKKMKMASFMDWAKEKIDGEKCKTMAGASEVAGSMSTLAYLFKHAKREDLMDYAPVILEKINTANVKDCGNSYLRKFAIKIVQRLGLTLMKYRLASWRYQRGSRSLSDNLKKDGPVISKLEHKPVADDDEDYDIPDEIEEIIEQLLAGLKDKDTVVRWSAAKGVGRVTGRLPKELADEVVGSVLELFTLQETDGAWHGGALALAELGRRGLLLPQRLNDVVPVVLKALAYDEKRGNFSVGAHVRDAACYVCWAFARAYEPDDLAPYVNSIASALIIVSVFDREVNVRRAAAAAFQENVGRQGQFPHGIDILTTCDYYAVGIRTNCYLELSVYVAQFEEYTHALIDHLVKVTSNHWDVVLRELTAKALHNLTIKDPEYMAKTALPTLIPKATGWDLAYRHGAILAIAEITHALSILAQEKQKKVNTTYLNEQLDDDMRQIAKKLFDAQLFKGLSGELTRKAVCCLIQKLSNSKMPYHGDPVIGVWQDLIDDCLCHAEPDVQLAAIAAVDSFSTEYYRQQDGSAVPLVQEKLIDKYLGQLRSSSQEQTRQGHALALGAFPKFLLSGRLKSVIAGLIVASNITDKEKQWAEARRDAIKALTSLCLTVGVDKNGSPNEVVCKENMGDIYEALLVALQDYTLDSRGDVGAWVREAAMTGLWKITSLVVTTDASMLTEDMSSNMFSSVIQQACEKIDRTRAHAGEVFISLLYHSPSVPNVPCREELEKYFPREDVAFINWSAPSDTFPQFQQLLSQPAYMYRTLLGLTVSVGGLTESLVKHSSQSLFSYMRSIQDNQEAMNKFTETLLKIMQDYRKVDRVTIPMFKMIDQLLANNCFDMYGERESDEFPLKLLTQCKEEIARSCDPQKIMSSADVFCGLLQFAGQTRQKASIQLMIFLCHKYPRVRKTTANKLYEAVVTFDDIIADEHLDEVMTILSDTLWDNPVEELRPIRNQLCDLIGVPKPTITKAKR; translated from the exons ATGACAATGCGCAAGCGCAGTCGACCTCGACCCAGGATACCGGCATTCCAAAAGATGGCGGCCACGAAGGATGTCAAAGTTTTGATCGATTTAGATAAGCTTAAAAAGATTGAAATGTCGGGTAATTCAGATGCTAAAGAAGAACTCAAACTCAAGTATCTAGATGCCCTCAGTCAGGGTTCTGCTCATGAAGAATTCAAGGAAGTCAATGAAGTGAAATCCATCATCTCTAAGCTGAAAGATGCCGTCCAAGAGCAGACCAGTCGGGAACTTTCGTATGAACGATTCCTAT TTATCATTGATCAGTATCAAGAGCAGCCCCATCTGTTGGATCCACATCTTG ATGCCATTCTAAACCAGATGCTTGCTATTGTCAGGAATCCTGACACCCCTGACGAGCTACTCCATGAAACCTTCAAGTATATGTATATCATCACTAAG ACCCGTGGCTTCAAGGTGATAGTGAGAATGATGCCTCACGAAGTTGCTGATTTGGAACCTGTGCTTGAATTGTTGGCAAAACAAGATGTGAACAACTTTGGT GCCTGGGAAACCCGCTATATGCTCCTGCTGTGGCTGTCTATAGTCAGTATGATACCCTTCGACATGGTACGCCTGGACAGCAACGCTAAATCAGAGAGTGGTGAAGTAGTTAGGGAGCCAATCATGGACAGGATATTTAACGCGGGAAAG ATGTACCTGTTTGCCTTCGACAAGTCGAGAGATGCCGCAGCGTATTTGGTGGCCAAGTTCCTGACAAGACCAGatgtgaagaagatgaagatggcCTCATTCATGGACTGGGCAAAGGAGAAGATAGACGGAGAAAAAT GTAAAACGATGGCTGGTGCCAGTGAAGTGGCTGGATCCATGTCAACTCTTGCATATCTCTTCAAACATGCCAAGCGAGAAGATCTCATGGATTATG cGCCTGTGATTTTGGAAAAAATAAATACGGCTAACGTAAAAGACTGCGGCAATAGCTACCTGAGGAAATTTGCCATCAAAATTGTTCAGCGTCTTGGGCTGACACTCATGAAGTATCGTCTAGCATCTTGGAG GTATCAGCGTGGAAGTCGATCTCTGTCTGACAACTTGAAGAAGGATGGCCCTGTGATATCAAAATTGGAGCATAAACCTGTGGCAGACGACGATGAAGACTATGATATCCCTGATGAGATTGAAGAAATCATTG AACAACTGCTTGCTGGTTTGAAAGACAAAGACACGGTTGTGAGATGGTCTGCAGCGAAAGG TGTTGGTCGAGTGACTGGTAGACTACCAAAGGAGCTTGCTGATGAAGTGGTTGGGAGTGTCCTGGAGCTGTTCACACTACAGGAGACTGATGGTGCATGGCATGGTG GCGCACTAGCACTTGCGGAGTTAGGAAGGAGAGGACTGTTGCTTCCCCAGAGACTCAATGATG TCGTTCCTGTGGTGCTGAAGGCCCTTGCCTATGACGAGAAGAGAGGGAACTTCTCTGTTGGTGCCCATGTCCGTGATGCAGCATGTTATGTCTGCTGGGCCTTCGCCAGGGCCTACGAACCAGACGATCTTGCACCTTATGTCAACAGTATTGCCAG TGCCCTCATCATTGTGTCTGTGTTCGATCGTGAAGTGAATGTGCGGCGTGCTGCTGCGGCTGCTTTCCAAGAAAATGTCGGCAGGCAG GGTCAGTTTCCCCATGGTATTGACATCTTGACCACGTGTGATTATTATGCCGTAGGCATCCGGACGAACTGTTACCTGGAGTTGAGTGTTTATGTTGCCCAATTTGAGGAATACACCCACGCCCTGATTGATCATTTGGTGAAGGTTACATCAAATCATTGGGATGT GGTGCTCCGTGAACTGACAGCGAAAGCACTACACAACCTCACTATCAAAGATCCAGAGTACATGGCAAAGACAG CGCTTCCCACTCTCATTCCCAAGGCCACAGGATGGGATCTTGCCTATCGCCATGGGGCCATCTTGGCTATAGCTGAGATCACACATGCATTGTCTATCCTTGCCCAGGAAAAACAAAA aaaagtgAACACGACATATCTTAATGAACAACTGGATGATGACATGAGACAGATTGCAAAAAAG TTGTTTGATGCCCAACTCTTCAAGGGGCTGAGTGGTGAACTAACAAGAAAAGCAG TGTGTTGTTTGATCCAGAAGTTATCCAACTCCAAAATGCCATATCATGGGGACCCTGTCATAG GAGTGTGGCAAGACCTGATTGATGACTGTTTGTGCCATGCAGAGCCAGACGTCCAATTAGCTGCAATTGCAGCTGTTGACTCATTCTCTACTGAGTACTACCGTCAACAGGATGGAAGTGCTGTCCCACTAGTACAAG AAAAGCTCATAGACAAATATCTCGGTCAGTTGAGAAGTAGCTCCCAAGAGCAGACTCGTCAAGGTCATGCATTGGCACTTGGTGCCTTTCCCAAATTCCTCCTTTCTGGTCGGTTGAAGTCGGTGATAGCTGGCCTGATCGTAGCCTCAAATATCACAGATAAGGAAAAACAATGGGCTGAAGCTCGGCGGGATGCAATCAAGGCCTTAACCAG TCTTTGTTTAACTGTTGGCGTTGATAAAAATGGGTCACCAAACGAAGTCGTCTGCAAAGAAAATATGGGTGATATCTACGAAGCTTTGCTGGTTGCCCTACAAGACTATACGCTGGACAGTAGAGGAGACGTGGGCGCTTG GGTCCGTGAAGCAGCCATGACAGGCCTATGGAAGATTACTTCTCTTGTGGTCACAACAGATGCATCTATGTTGACAGAGGACAT gAGCTCGAACATGTTTTCCTCAGTCATCCAACAAGCTTGTGAGAAAATCGACAGGACCCGTGCCCATGCTGGTGAAGTGTTCATCAGTTTACTCTACCATAG CCCAAGTGTTCCAAATGTACCATGTAGAGAAGAATTGGAAAAGTACTTTCCAAG GGAGGACGTAGCCTTTATCAATTGGTCTGCGCCTTCAGATACATTCCCCCAATTTCAACAACTCCTATCACAGCCGGCATATATGTACAGGACGTTATTGGGGTTGACAGTCAGTGTAGGCGGGCTGACAGAATCTTTA GTCAAACATTCCAGCCAGTCTCTGTTTTCCTACATGAGGAGCATCCAAGACAACCAGGAAGCCATGAATAAATTCACTGAAACACTTCTGAAAATCATGCAGGATTACAGGAAGGTGGACCGAGTGACGATACCCATGTTTAAAATGATCGACCAGCTTCTTGCCAACAATTGTTTTGATATGTATGGCGAGAGAGAAAG TGATGAATTCCCATTGAAGTTGTTGACTCAATGTAAGGAGGAAATTGCAAGAAGTTGTGATCCACAGAAGATTATGTCCAGTGCTGATGT GTTTTGTGGTCTGTTACAATTTGCTGGCCAGACACGGCAAAAGGCTTCTATACAATTGATGATCTTCTTGTGTCACAAATACCCAAGG GTGAGAAAGACAACTGCTAACAAGTTATACGAAGCAGTGGTAACATTTGATGACATCATAGCAGACGAACACTTGGATGAAGTGATGACAATACTGAGTGATACCCTGTG GGACAATCCTGTTGAAGAGCTTCGACCCATTAGAAACCAACTGTGTGATCTGATAGGTGTGCCAAAACCAACAATAACAAAG
- the LOC135490203 gene encoding tubulin-specific chaperone D-like isoform X3, translating to MLAIVRNPDTPDELLHETFKYMYIITKTRGFKVIVRMMPHEVADLEPVLELLAKQDVNNFGAWETRYMLLLWLSIVSMIPFDMVRLDSNAKSESGEVVREPIMDRIFNAGKMYLFAFDKSRDAAAYLVAKFLTRPDVKKMKMASFMDWAKEKIDGEKCKTMAGASEVAGSMSTLAYLFKHAKREDLMDYAPVILEKINTANVKDCGNSYLRKFAIKIVQRLGLTLMKYRLASWRYQRGSRSLSDNLKKDGPVISKLEHKPVADDDEDYDIPDEIEEIIEQLLAGLKDKDTVVRWSAAKGVGRVTGRLPKELADEVVGSVLELFTLQETDGAWHGGALALAELGRRGLLLPQRLNDVVPVVLKALAYDEKRGNFSVGAHVRDAACYVCWAFARAYEPDDLAPYVNSIASALIIVSVFDREVNVRRAAAAAFQENVGRQGQFPHGIDILTTCDYYAVGIRTNCYLELSVYVAQFEEYTHALIDHLVKVTSNHWDVVLRELTAKALHNLTIKDPEYMAKTALPTLIPKATGWDLAYRHGAILAIAEITHALSILAQEKQKELVCGFPTDSSGNIVVTHRLCGVEIEAHISGKVNTTYLNEQLDDDMRQIAKKLFDAQLFKGLSGELTRKAVCCLIQKLSNSKMPYHGDPVIGVWQDLIDDCLCHAEPDVQLAAIAAVDSFSTEYYRQQDGSAVPLVQEKLIDKYLGQLRSSSQEQTRQGHALALGAFPKFLLSGRLKSVIAGLIVASNITDKEKQWAEARRDAIKALTSLCLTVGVDKNGSPNEVVCKENMGDIYEALLVALQDYTLDSRGDVGAWVREAAMTGLWKITSLVVTTDASMLTEDMSSNMFSSVIQQACEKIDRTRAHAGEVFISLLYHSPSVPNVPCREELEKYFPREDVAFINWSAPSDTFPQFQQLLSQPAYMYRTLLGLTVSVGGLTESLVKHSSQSLFSYMRSIQDNQEAMNKFTETLLKIMQDYRKVDRVTIPMFKMIDQLLANNCFDMYGERESDEFPLKLLTQCKEEIARSCDPQKIMSSADVFCGLLQFAGQTRQKASIQLMIFLCHKYPRVRKTTANKLYEAVVTFDDIIADEHLDEVMTILSDTLWDNPVEELRPIRNQLCDLIGVPKPTITKAKR from the exons ATGCTTGCTATTGTCAGGAATCCTGACACCCCTGACGAGCTACTCCATGAAACCTTCAAGTATATGTATATCATCACTAAG ACCCGTGGCTTCAAGGTGATAGTGAGAATGATGCCTCACGAAGTTGCTGATTTGGAACCTGTGCTTGAATTGTTGGCAAAACAAGATGTGAACAACTTTGGT GCCTGGGAAACCCGCTATATGCTCCTGCTGTGGCTGTCTATAGTCAGTATGATACCCTTCGACATGGTACGCCTGGACAGCAACGCTAAATCAGAGAGTGGTGAAGTAGTTAGGGAGCCAATCATGGACAGGATATTTAACGCGGGAAAG ATGTACCTGTTTGCCTTCGACAAGTCGAGAGATGCCGCAGCGTATTTGGTGGCCAAGTTCCTGACAAGACCAGatgtgaagaagatgaagatggcCTCATTCATGGACTGGGCAAAGGAGAAGATAGACGGAGAAAAAT GTAAAACGATGGCTGGTGCCAGTGAAGTGGCTGGATCCATGTCAACTCTTGCATATCTCTTCAAACATGCCAAGCGAGAAGATCTCATGGATTATG cGCCTGTGATTTTGGAAAAAATAAATACGGCTAACGTAAAAGACTGCGGCAATAGCTACCTGAGGAAATTTGCCATCAAAATTGTTCAGCGTCTTGGGCTGACACTCATGAAGTATCGTCTAGCATCTTGGAG GTATCAGCGTGGAAGTCGATCTCTGTCTGACAACTTGAAGAAGGATGGCCCTGTGATATCAAAATTGGAGCATAAACCTGTGGCAGACGACGATGAAGACTATGATATCCCTGATGAGATTGAAGAAATCATTG AACAACTGCTTGCTGGTTTGAAAGACAAAGACACGGTTGTGAGATGGTCTGCAGCGAAAGG TGTTGGTCGAGTGACTGGTAGACTACCAAAGGAGCTTGCTGATGAAGTGGTTGGGAGTGTCCTGGAGCTGTTCACACTACAGGAGACTGATGGTGCATGGCATGGTG GCGCACTAGCACTTGCGGAGTTAGGAAGGAGAGGACTGTTGCTTCCCCAGAGACTCAATGATG TCGTTCCTGTGGTGCTGAAGGCCCTTGCCTATGACGAGAAGAGAGGGAACTTCTCTGTTGGTGCCCATGTCCGTGATGCAGCATGTTATGTCTGCTGGGCCTTCGCCAGGGCCTACGAACCAGACGATCTTGCACCTTATGTCAACAGTATTGCCAG TGCCCTCATCATTGTGTCTGTGTTCGATCGTGAAGTGAATGTGCGGCGTGCTGCTGCGGCTGCTTTCCAAGAAAATGTCGGCAGGCAG GGTCAGTTTCCCCATGGTATTGACATCTTGACCACGTGTGATTATTATGCCGTAGGCATCCGGACGAACTGTTACCTGGAGTTGAGTGTTTATGTTGCCCAATTTGAGGAATACACCCACGCCCTGATTGATCATTTGGTGAAGGTTACATCAAATCATTGGGATGT GGTGCTCCGTGAACTGACAGCGAAAGCACTACACAACCTCACTATCAAAGATCCAGAGTACATGGCAAAGACAG CGCTTCCCACTCTCATTCCCAAGGCCACAGGATGGGATCTTGCCTATCGCCATGGGGCCATCTTGGCTATAGCTGAGATCACACATGCATTGTCTATCCTTGCCCAGGAAAAACAAAA AGAGCTAGTTTGTGGTTTCCCCACAGATAGTTCAGGGAACATTGTTGTCACTCACCGTTTATGTGGTGTCGAAATCGAAGCTCATATCTCGGG aaaagtgAACACGACATATCTTAATGAACAACTGGATGATGACATGAGACAGATTGCAAAAAAG TTGTTTGATGCCCAACTCTTCAAGGGGCTGAGTGGTGAACTAACAAGAAAAGCAG TGTGTTGTTTGATCCAGAAGTTATCCAACTCCAAAATGCCATATCATGGGGACCCTGTCATAG GAGTGTGGCAAGACCTGATTGATGACTGTTTGTGCCATGCAGAGCCAGACGTCCAATTAGCTGCAATTGCAGCTGTTGACTCATTCTCTACTGAGTACTACCGTCAACAGGATGGAAGTGCTGTCCCACTAGTACAAG AAAAGCTCATAGACAAATATCTCGGTCAGTTGAGAAGTAGCTCCCAAGAGCAGACTCGTCAAGGTCATGCATTGGCACTTGGTGCCTTTCCCAAATTCCTCCTTTCTGGTCGGTTGAAGTCGGTGATAGCTGGCCTGATCGTAGCCTCAAATATCACAGATAAGGAAAAACAATGGGCTGAAGCTCGGCGGGATGCAATCAAGGCCTTAACCAG TCTTTGTTTAACTGTTGGCGTTGATAAAAATGGGTCACCAAACGAAGTCGTCTGCAAAGAAAATATGGGTGATATCTACGAAGCTTTGCTGGTTGCCCTACAAGACTATACGCTGGACAGTAGAGGAGACGTGGGCGCTTG GGTCCGTGAAGCAGCCATGACAGGCCTATGGAAGATTACTTCTCTTGTGGTCACAACAGATGCATCTATGTTGACAGAGGACAT gAGCTCGAACATGTTTTCCTCAGTCATCCAACAAGCTTGTGAGAAAATCGACAGGACCCGTGCCCATGCTGGTGAAGTGTTCATCAGTTTACTCTACCATAG CCCAAGTGTTCCAAATGTACCATGTAGAGAAGAATTGGAAAAGTACTTTCCAAG GGAGGACGTAGCCTTTATCAATTGGTCTGCGCCTTCAGATACATTCCCCCAATTTCAACAACTCCTATCACAGCCGGCATATATGTACAGGACGTTATTGGGGTTGACAGTCAGTGTAGGCGGGCTGACAGAATCTTTA GTCAAACATTCCAGCCAGTCTCTGTTTTCCTACATGAGGAGCATCCAAGACAACCAGGAAGCCATGAATAAATTCACTGAAACACTTCTGAAAATCATGCAGGATTACAGGAAGGTGGACCGAGTGACGATACCCATGTTTAAAATGATCGACCAGCTTCTTGCCAACAATTGTTTTGATATGTATGGCGAGAGAGAAAG TGATGAATTCCCATTGAAGTTGTTGACTCAATGTAAGGAGGAAATTGCAAGAAGTTGTGATCCACAGAAGATTATGTCCAGTGCTGATGT GTTTTGTGGTCTGTTACAATTTGCTGGCCAGACACGGCAAAAGGCTTCTATACAATTGATGATCTTCTTGTGTCACAAATACCCAAGG GTGAGAAAGACAACTGCTAACAAGTTATACGAAGCAGTGGTAACATTTGATGACATCATAGCAGACGAACACTTGGATGAAGTGATGACAATACTGAGTGATACCCTGTG GGACAATCCTGTTGAAGAGCTTCGACCCATTAGAAACCAACTGTGTGATCTGATAGGTGTGCCAAAACCAACAATAACAAAG